The following is a genomic window from Chania multitudinisentens RB-25.
TTGACAGTTTCTCTACCGGTAGCGGCCAACAGCAACAGGTGCAGGAACAACGTAAACGTATTAATGCCATGCTGCAAGATTATGAATTGCAACGCCGTTTGCATTCTGATCAGCTGCAATTTGAGCAAAGCACACCTCAACAGGCTGCAATTCAAGTGCCTGGAACCCAGACTTTGGGTGTGCAGCAGCAGTAATGAAGCCAATCTGGTTCTCCGTTTGTTTACTGGCGGGCAACCTGCTCTATTCAAACATCGCCTCGGCGCAGTCTGTGCCCGGGGCGATGTTGCAGCAAATGAGCAGTGCCAGCCGTTCACTCAATTATGAACTCGCCTATATCAGCATCAATAAGCAAGGGGTAGAATCGTTACGCTATCGTCATGCGGTAATCGATAAACAACCGTTGGGGCAATTGCTGCATATGGATGGCCCGCGCCGTGAAGTGCTGCAACGTGGTGGTGGGATCAGCTATTTTGAACCAGGCTTGGAACCGTTCACCCTATCTGGTGAACATATCGTTGATGCGTTACCCTCCGTTGTTTACGCTGATTTTAATTACCTGGCGAAATATTACGATTTTATTTCCGTTGGGCGTACCCGCATTTCCGATCGTCCGTGTGAAGTGTTCCGCGTTGTGGCCCGCGATGGATCCCGTTACGGTTATGTGATCTGGCTGGATATGGATACCAAGCTGCCATTACGGGTGGATCTGCTCGATCGCGATGGGGAAGTACTGGAACAGTATCGGGTGATCTCATTTGAGGTGGGGCAGCAGGTGCAAAACATCATGCAAGGTTTACTCGCAACTGATTTGCCACCATTGCTATCATTGCCCGTGGCTGAAAATGTTCAACTGAGCTGGAGTACGGGTTGGTTGCCTGCTGGGGTGAATGAAGTAGCCCGCAATCGCCGTAAATTACCGAATGTGGCTGAGCCAGTAGAATCGCGCCTTTATAGCGATGGCCTGTTCAGTTTCTCGGTGAATGTCAGCCCATCAAGCAGTAATACTGGCCAACAGTTTTATCGCCAGGGTCGTCGCACTATTCAGACTGAAATTCGTAATGGCAATGAAATTACCGTGGTGGGTGAATTACCTCCTTCAACGGCTAAACGAATTGCTGATAGCGTTTCTTTCAAGGTATCGCAATAATGATGAAAGAATGGGCCACCGTGGTTTCATGGCAGCAGGGTGTAGCATTGCTGCGTTGTGAACCTAAAGCGGGCTGTAGCGGTTGTACGACGCGTTCCGGCTGTGGTGCACGAGCATTGAATGAACTGGGGCCAGAAAGTGAGCACCATTTGCAGGTGCAGATCGAACAACCGCTTGAGCCAGGGCAGCGTGTTGAAATTGGTATTGCAGAGGGCAGCTTGCTGCGCTCTGCCATGCTGGTGTATATGACCCCCTTGTTCGGCGTTATGTTTGGTGGCGGCTTGCTGCAATGGTGGCTGGGCAGTGATGCAGCTGCGCTGCTTGGTGCCGTTGTTGGTGGAGGGGCCGCTTTTTTGTTGGCTCGGTTGTGGGCATCACAGATTGGTGAACAGGTTGATTATCAACCTGTGGTATTGCAAATCGGCTTGCCTCCTGGTGCTCTGCGTTTGCAAACAGGAAATGAAACACCTGCCTAGCATGGTTACCGTATCTCACCACTGAGCTTTATCAGCTGAGATATGGGGCCGCTCATCGCTTTCTTCAGCGCGATAATTTATGAGCAACGCTTTCCCTGGCTTTGCTATAGGTGTTTGTGTTGCGCTGCTAACAGAATCAGCATCGGTTTTTGCCATTTCCTCTAGGGCTGCCACGGTTGTTATTTATTAACATCCGCTTTCATCACTGGCGATGTTCTGCAACACTAAAGTGTACAGAATAGAGCGCCTTCACTGCACCGATTACTAGGTTTTCAGTGTTGCGGCATGTAGAATGCTGCGATTCAGGCGAAAGACGGCCGAACCCATTCACTGTCGCTTTATGTCCAGGCGGGTTTCCATAGGCGAGTAATTCAGAAATACCAAGGCAGAAAAACTTTTATAATGAAGCATATACGAAATTTCTCCATTATTGCTCACATTGACCACGGTAAGTCGACGCTGTCTGACCGTATTATTCAAATTTGCGGCGGTCTGACTGAGCGTGAAATGGCCGCACAGGTTCTGGATTCAATGGATTTGGAACGTGAGCGTGGTATTACTATCAAAGCGCAGAGTGTGACGCTTGATTATACCGCGCCTGATGGTCAGACCTATCAGCTTAACTTTATCGATACTCCAGGGCACGTTGACTTCTCTTACGAAGTTTCCCGTTCACTGGCTGCCTGTGAAGGTGCCTTATTGGTGGTGGACGCCGGGCAGGGTGTTGAAGCCCAGACGCTGGCCAACTGTTATACCGCACTGGATATGGATCTGGAAGTTGTTCCCGTGTTGAACAAAATCGATCTACCCGCAGCCGATCCCGATCGTGCGGCGCAGGAAATCGAAGATATTGTAGGTATTGATGCCACTGATGCTGTGCGCTGCTCGGCAAAAACCGGTGTGGGTGTGCCAGATGTTCTTGAACGCCTGGTGCGGGATATCCCGCCACCGGAAGGTGATTCGGATGCGCCATTGCAGGCACTGATCATCGACTCCTGGTTTGATAACTATCTGGGCGTGGTTTCCCTGATTCGTGTTAAAAACGGTACGCTGCGTAAAGGGGACAAAATTAAGGTCATGAGTACCGGCCAGACCTATAATGCGGATCGGCTGGGTATTTTCACTCCGAAGCGTGTTGAACGCGAGGTGTTGAATTGCGGTGAGGTGGGTTGGTTGGTCTGTGCCATCAAAGATATTCTCGGTGCTCCGGTGGGGGATACCCTGACTCTCGCCCGCCAGCCAGCGGAGAAAATGCTGCCCGGTTTCAAGAAAGTGAAGCCACAGGTTTATGCTGGCCTATTTCCGATCAGTTCCGACGATTATGAAGCTTTCCGTGATGCGCTGGGTAAACTGAGCCTGAACGATGCTTCGCTGTTCTATGAGCCAGAAAGTTCCACTGCGTTAGGTTTTGGTTTCCGTTGTGGTTTCCTTGGTTTGCTGCACATGGAAATCATCCAGGAGCGCCTGGAGCGTGAATACGATCTGGAGCTGATCACCACGGCGCCAACGGTGGTGTATGAAGTGGAAACCACCAGTAAAGAAACTATTTACGTTGACAGCCCATCCAAGTTGCCGCCGCTGAATAATATTACCGAACTGCGTGAACCGATCGCTGAATGTCATATGCTGATGCCGCAGGAATATCTCGGTAACGTCATTACGTTGTGTATCGAAAAACGCGGCGTGCAGACCAACATGGTTTACCACGGTAACCAGGTGGCGTTGACCTATGAAATCCCGATGGCGGAAGTGGTGCTCGACTTTTTCGATCGCTTGAAATCCACTTCACGTGGTTACGCCTCTCTCGATTATAATTTCAA
Proteins encoded in this region:
- the rseB gene encoding sigma-E factor regulatory protein RseB; this encodes MKPIWFSVCLLAGNLLYSNIASAQSVPGAMLQQMSSASRSLNYELAYISINKQGVESLRYRHAVIDKQPLGQLLHMDGPRREVLQRGGGISYFEPGLEPFTLSGEHIVDALPSVVYADFNYLAKYYDFISVGRTRISDRPCEVFRVVARDGSRYGYVIWLDMDTKLPLRVDLLDRDGEVLEQYRVISFEVGQQVQNIMQGLLATDLPPLLSLPVAENVQLSWSTGWLPAGVNEVARNRRKLPNVAEPVESRLYSDGLFSFSVNVSPSSSNTGQQFYRQGRRTIQTEIRNGNEITVVGELPPSTAKRIADSVSFKVSQ
- the rseC gene encoding SoxR-reducing system protein RseC — encoded protein: MMKEWATVVSWQQGVALLRCEPKAGCSGCTTRSGCGARALNELGPESEHHLQVQIEQPLEPGQRVEIGIAEGSLLRSAMLVYMTPLFGVMFGGGLLQWWLGSDAAALLGAVVGGGAAFLLARLWASQIGEQVDYQPVVLQIGLPPGALRLQTGNETPA
- the lepA gene encoding translation elongation factor 4, whose protein sequence is MKHIRNFSIIAHIDHGKSTLSDRIIQICGGLTEREMAAQVLDSMDLERERGITIKAQSVTLDYTAPDGQTYQLNFIDTPGHVDFSYEVSRSLAACEGALLVVDAGQGVEAQTLANCYTALDMDLEVVPVLNKIDLPAADPDRAAQEIEDIVGIDATDAVRCSAKTGVGVPDVLERLVRDIPPPEGDSDAPLQALIIDSWFDNYLGVVSLIRVKNGTLRKGDKIKVMSTGQTYNADRLGIFTPKRVEREVLNCGEVGWLVCAIKDILGAPVGDTLTLARQPAEKMLPGFKKVKPQVYAGLFPISSDDYEAFRDALGKLSLNDASLFYEPESSTALGFGFRCGFLGLLHMEIIQERLEREYDLELITTAPTVVYEVETTSKETIYVDSPSKLPPLNNITELREPIAECHMLMPQEYLGNVITLCIEKRGVQTNMVYHGNQVALTYEIPMAEVVLDFFDRLKSTSRGYASLDYNFKRFQTSDMVRVDVLINNERVDALALITHRDNAQYRGRELVEKMKELIPRQQFDIAIQAAIGTHIIARSTVKQLRKNVLAKCYGGDVSRKKKLLQKQKDGKKRMKQVGNVELPQEAFLAILHVGKDSK